The genomic interval CAAGTACGACCGCATCAAGGAGACGCCGCTCGTCGTCGGGATGGACGAGGCGCACAACTTCCTCGCGGACGCCGAGAGCGTCCAGGCCCGGAAGGTCGTCGGGAAGTTCACCGAGGCTGCCAAGCAGGGTCGGAAGGAGCGTCTCGGTCTGTTCCTCATCACGCAGGACCCACAGGACGTCGCCGACCCGGTGTTCAAGCAGGTCAACACCAGCGTCGTCCTCAACCTCGGCGACGAGGCCGCCATCAAGTCGGTCAACCTCCCGTCGTCGCTGGAGGGGAAGGTGCCGTACTTCGAGAAGGGACAGATGGCGGTCTACTCGCCGGACAACTCCGAACCGGTCGAGATAATCGGGCTGTCGCAGTGCCTGACGCGCCACGGGCGGGACTGAGTCTCCCGCCCTCCGAGCGTAGCGTCAGCGGTTCAGCACGCGCGACCAGTCGAGGTCCATCCCGAGCCCCCACGAGGGGTGGTTCGCACGCTGGCGCAACGTGAGGCCGAGCAGGCCCGCGACCAGCGAGAGGCCGAACGAGAACATGATGGCCATGACGTAGTACGCACGGCCGAACCGGACGGCCTCGACGACGAGCCAGCACCCCCAGACGGCCGCTCCGAGAGCGACGGCGAGCGCTGCGTACGCGACGAGTCCTGTCAGCGTCGCACGGAGGGACATGTCCCTCGTTTCGGTAGGTAGACCTGTTGTAGCTTTCGCCCCCACAACGCATATACCGCCGACCGAGCGATAGTCGGTATGACACACGTTCTCGTCCCACTCGACGGTTCCGAGGGGGCGGAGGCGAGCCTCGCGTACGCGCTCGACCTCTTCCCCGAGGGGCGGTTCACGCTGCTGGCGGTCATCGACCCCACGTCTGGGTTCTCGGGGGCGGGCGCACCCGGAACGTCGGAGGTGTGGTACCGGAACGCGCGCACCGAGGCGACCGAACACCTCGACGCCGCCCGCGAGACCGTCGAGGAGCGAGGCGCCGAGGTGTCGTCGGTCGTCGAGACGGGTCGCCCGGCGCGGCTCATCGTCGAGTACGCCGACGAACACGACGTCGACCACGTCGTGATGGGGACCCACAGTCGCGAGGGCGTCTCCCGCCTCCTCACCGGGAGCGTCGCCGAGGGCGTCGTCCGGCACGCGACGGTCCCCGTCACCGTCGTTCGCTGAGGACGGGTCCGACGGCGGTTACTCGCTCGCGGTCGTCACTGCACGCCGGTTCCGAATCAGTTCGTCCGTCGCGAGGTACCACACCCCTCTCGGCAGCGCTCGCCGGTGGTAC from Halomarina salina carries:
- a CDS encoding universal stress protein → MTHVLVPLDGSEGAEASLAYALDLFPEGRFTLLAVIDPTSGFSGAGAPGTSEVWYRNARTEATEHLDAARETVEERGAEVSSVVETGRPARLIVEYADEHDVDHVVMGTHSREGVSRLLTGSVAEGVVRHATVPVTVVR